The Notamacropus eugenii isolate mMacEug1 chromosome 4, mMacEug1.pri_v2, whole genome shotgun sequence DNA window tcccttcctttctgatgaggaaaaacaatgcttaccatcagggaaagacacagaagtaaaggcttctgtatcccagcccacccaatgggctcaggccatggaagagctcaaaaaggattttgaaaatcaagttagagaggtggaggaaaagctgggaagagaaatgagagaaatgcagtcaaagcatgaacagcaggtcagcaccctgctaaaggagacccaaaaaaatgctgaagaaaataacaccttgaaaaataggctaactcaactggcaaaagaggttcaaaaagccaatgaggagaagaatgctttcaaaagcagaattaaccaaatggtaaaggaggttcaaaagctcactgaagaaaatagttctttcaaaattagaatggaacagatggaggctaatgactttatgagaaaccaagaaatcacaaaacaaaaccaaaagaatgaaaaatggaagataatgtgaaatatctcattggaaaaacaactgacctggagaatagatccaggagagacaatttaaaaattatgggactacctgaaagccttgttcaaaaaaagagcctagacatcatctttcatgaaattataaaggaaaactgccctgagattctagaaccagggggcaaaataagcattcaaggaatccaccgatcacctcctgaaagagatccaaaaagagaaactcctaggaacattgtggccaaattccagagttcccaggtcaaggagaaaatatttcaagcagctagaaagaaacaattcaagtactgtggaaatacaatcaggataacacaagatctagcagcttctacattaagggatcaaagggcatggaataggatattccagaaggcaaaggaactaggactaaaaccaagaatcacctacccagcaaaactgagtataatacttcaggggaaaaattggtctttcaatgaaatagaggactttcaagcattcttgatgaaaagaccagagctgaaaagaaaatttgactttcaaacacaagaatcaagagaagcatgaaaaggtgaacagcaaagagaagtcataagggacttactaaagctgaactgtttacattcctacatggaaagacaatatttgtaactcttgaaacttttcagtatctgggtactgggtgggattacacacacacacatgcacacgcacatgcacacacacatagagacagagtgcacagagtgaattgaagaggatgggatcatatctttaaaaaatgaaatcaagcagtgagagagaaatatattgggaggagaaagggagaaatggaatggggcaaattatctctcataaaagaggcaagcaaaagacttattagtggagggataaagaggggaggtgagagaaaaacatgaagtttactctcatcacattccactaaaggaaggaataaaatgcacactcattttggtatgaaaacctatcttacaatacaggaaagtgggggataaggggataagcagggtgggggggatgatggaagggagggcatggggaggagtgagcaatttgaggttgacactcatggggaaggacaggatcaaaagagagaatagaagtaatgggggacaggataggatggagggaaatatagttagtcttatacaacacgactattatggaagtcatttgcaaaactacacagatttggcctatattgaattgcttgccttccaaagggaaggggtgaggagggagggaggtaaagaagttggaagtcaaagttttaggaacaactgtcgagtaatgttcttgctactaggagataagaaatacaggtaaaggggtatagaaagttatctggccctacaggacaaaagagaagatggagacaagggcagagagggatgatagaagagagagcagattggtgataggggcaattagaatgctcggtgttttggggtggggggaggggacaaaaggggagaaaatttggaacccaaaattttgttaaaatgaatgttaaaacttaaattaaaaaaaaaaaaaagaaaagaaaagcagatctaagaacctgggcagcaggccctcctgtgtatgccgaGGTGCTTACTGGTACAAgaatgaatgcagattgaagcatactttttttaaaaaactttttctcatttgtctgtgttttcttttgtaacatggatAGCATAGAAATATCTTATATAGTTTCAACTATATAATTGATGTcatactgtttgccttctcaaggggtagggaatgagaaggagggagagaaattagaaaaaatttttaaatgttaaatttttttacatgtaattgagaaatatttaaatatactttttatttgattaaaattttttgttacattttaagctTCAGACtgtctcttttcatttctccccaccctgcagtagttcacacacacacacacacacacacacgcacacacacggagtatgtgtgtttttatgtatgtaaaaccatacAATGCATActtgtatttatcagttctttctttggagaaaccttcctccatcttctttcttagatcttttacagttgatctgaaatatttataatactcagaatagcttagtcattcacagtctATTATTATATCCAAcattctcttggtcctgctcgtttcactcttcattatttcatacaagtctttccatgtttttctaaaatcaaccagttcatcatttcttatagcacagttgtatttcatcacaatcatataccacaacttacccagtcattccccaattgacaggcatccccttaatttccagttctttgccaccacaaagagagctgctgtaaatattttaggacgtatgagttcttttcctttctccctgatCACCTTGAGAAACAGATGTTATAGCGGTATTGCTGTTCAAAGGATACACACAGTTTTAGAACTCTTTGGgcacaattccagattgctttccaaaatggttggatcagttcacggtttccaccaacagtttattatgtcctaatttttccacatcccctcccacATTTGTCATTATCCCCTTCTATCgttttagccaatctgaaaaaatatgtattttaaaaatcactcttGTTCAGCCTACTGCTTACTCATTGCCCAGATGGTTTCCTAGTATAAACATTACTTCTCTGCTCTAGGAAATTGTATAAAAGgatctataattttctctgtattttttgcCTTTGAGCTCCAGCCAAATACAACAGGCAGGCGAAACACCTCAGTGTCagatctgtttctctgtctttgggGATTCACTtgctttgtttagtcatttttcagtcatgtctaactcttcacgaccccatttgaggttttcttggcaaagatactagaatggttcgccattctcttctccagtctattttatagtgaggaaactgaaacaaacagggttaaggaacttgcccagggtcctagtGTCTCCATAAATCTTGTTGTCAGACCCCAGGAGTCATCAGGTCTAAGTCTCCCTTTTTCCAgattagtaaactgaggcaacTTGTCCCAGGCCTGAGGTGGGGTCTGAAAGGAGGTCTTCTCTGCCTCCCCATTCACTGTCACCACGTTCacttctccatttaaaaaaaaaggaaactttagttatttaaaaaattaaaccagCTTTCAGTTTCTTTGCTGAATAGTTTCATGAAACTTTCGTTTTTGATAAacagaaatttagaaataaaaatttatttttaattaaattttcctAAGCCATTTCTTGGTCGCACACTAAGGAAACCTAAGCGTGCTCCCTGGCACTTTATTGGTGCTTCCAAGCTACAGGGTCTTAGCAGAGGCCTCGGCTTGGAGACCTTCAACCGCCTCGTGGTACGGAGGGGAAACTGACACCAGGGAGGTGGGGCAACtggcccaagggcacacagccaACCCAGGAGGCCGGGCCGGGCTGGAATCCCCGCCGGGGGTTCTCAGTTGCTTCCCTTTGGGTCCTGCGGACAGTTTGGAGGGGGCGGGGCCCGCTCTCGAGAACTGCCTGATCACGTGGAGGgacgggggggagggggggaagagacgTTGGGGGGAGGAGCTCCGCGGTTGGCGAACGCTGTTTGAGCTCTCCCGGCTCCCGTCTTGGTGCTTCTCCGGCTCTGCGCCTGCGCAGTTTCTCACCGTCCTTCATTTTGCAGGAACCGCAGAAGCACTTACGTCCTCAGGTGAGTTTCGGAGCCTCTGCCTCTCCAgggcctcctcttcctccttgtctTCTCCCggcctttctcctcttcccagaCCAATGTCCTGCAGCCCCCGGTCCTTAAAAGCGGCCTGTGAGCCTGGAGGGCACGGAGCCCTCGGGCCTAGCCGGGACCGCCCGGAAtgaggggaggggcggggagaggagagaggaataaGGTGGGAAAACCGAGCCGGGGATGTtcaccttttaaaattaataacaataacgaGCATTCCCCGAGCGCTCCTAGGTGTGAGAAGCGTGTCGTCCTCACGAGCGCCGCAGTCCCGGCGGCCTTGGGCCCGGCCCGCAGGGGCAACGTGAGGCGCCCAAGGTCACCGGTGAGCGCCGTCGAGAGCCCGGTGCTGCCGTGCCTCCTTACACCTGGGGACGCCGAGGCAGGCCGCAGTCACCGCCCGTGCCCGAGGCAGGATTCGAATGGGAACTGATAACCGCCAAGGTGGTTTATCGGGCGCCCGCCGCGTGCCGGGCGCCGAGCTAAGCGTTTTACAGTGATTTCCTCTGGGTCTGCCCCGCAGCCCTGGGGCGTAGGTGGTGGTGGTGTCCCCACTGCAGAAGAGGAGCCTGAAGCGGACAGGTTGTGGCTGGCGCCCCTCCGAGGGCATCCAGGCCGCGGGCGggatcggggggggggggggatgccGAGACGGAACAGCCCCCGCCCAGGCTCGTTGGGAGGGCAGCTTTGCCTGGCATCGGTACTGGGAGATCGGGCTGGACGGCCTGGGCGGCTCTTTTCACCTGAGCAAACTGTAAAATTCTGTAAAAGGCAGGGGGGTGCCGGTGCCGGTGCTGGGGGGTACCAGTGCGGGGCCCTGGTCAGGAGAAAAGCCCCCGAGCGCTGATGAACGAGGCAGCCCAGTGCGGGGGGGGGGGTTCTGCAGATGGACTGGGGCCTCAGCCACGGGGCGATCTTTCTGGGGAGAAGAGCTGAGCCCTCCTGGTGTCCTCACCACGTGTGCCACCCAAGGCTCTCCCTCCTTGTTCAGCTTCCTCCTACTTTGGAGTGACTGATAGCGTATCAGAAATGAGCTCCCTCCGCCTCTAGAGCTTACGTTTCTCGTTCTGTCCTTTCCAGGAAGACTCGGCAGCATGTCCACCCCGGTTCTGGCCAAACCCCAGCTGCGAGGCCTCTTGGCCAAGCGCCTGCGCTTCCATATCATTACGGCCTTCATCCTGTCCTTGGGGTGCGCTACTATGTATAAGGTGCGTACGTGCTACTATGTATAAGGTGTGTACGCGCTACCATGTATAAGGTGTGTACGCGCTACCATGTATAAGGTGCGTACGCGCTACTATGTATAAGGTGCGTACGTGCTACTATGTATAAGGTGTGTACGCGCTACTATGTATAAGGTGCGCACGTGCCAGTTTGTGTCTGTACAAGTCTGTGTTAAATCACTTCGCCAGGACTCGCTGCCCCTTCAGATGGGACCCTTGAATAGCTTGAAAGTTCAGTGAATTCTTTATTCTTCCTACTCTCTGCGCCCTTGGAAGAACAGTAGCTTTTCTGCCCCTCTCCCTGGCCCCGTATTCTCTTAAACACACTCTTCCTCCTAACTTCTGTCTCTTGACAACACCACCAAACTTCATCTCCCGCAGTCGTCAGCGACCGTGGCCCATAATTCAACCCTTACCACCCGCTAGCTATTGCAGTCACCTCCTAATCGATCTCCATGCCACCAATAGTCTTCCTTTCCAGTCCTCCCTATGGCTGCCaagttgatattcctaaagcacaaatctaaaGATGTTGCTTTtttgctcaagaagcttcagtagCTCCCGTCTTGTGTGATGGTGAAATAcaaacttttttgttttataaagcTCTTCATAGTCTGGCTCCAAACTGGTCTCCTGTTCCCCATACTTGATATTCCTTTTCCTGCTTCCACACTTTTGCATAGGCTATatctcatgcctagaatacactccttttttgtctctttttgaaaaacaaaactccaTTTTAAGATTTAACTGTTGTCTCTTTAAATTAGTCTTTCCTGGTCATCCCCTCTCTACTTAGTTCTTTGCTTCTCTGtcatttttttgtattcattttgtatttatttacgaCTCTCTGCCCAGATGTGTGTTGTTCCCCTCTGTCCCAATGCAATTTTAAGTTCTATCGTCCATTATCATTACCAGCATTTCATTAAGAACAGACCATAGAACCACTTCAGTGTTTTCTTTGTGGTGTTTCACATGactgtgtttttccctccttagCACTGAATGTTTCTTAAGGAAGTATTTAAAATAGGGCAGCCTGATGTGATGAAaacagtgctagatttggagttaggggaCCTTAATTCACATGTTAGCTTTGTCACTTCAGACCTTTGCCACCCCAagcaagtcatctaacttttGTGGCTCttagttttttaatttataaaatgagtaggttgaacAAGAAATATGGATTACAGAATACTTTATGTTTATTTCTTCAAGGATGTATACATTTTAGTTTTAAATGAATGTGACCTAGTCACTGATACAAAGATTCATAAATACAAAGTGTCTGTTGTTTTAGAAATTGatcacattgattagtgaaatcatgattttgaaaatatacTACATTTCTAACATTATGGAATTTAATATTTTAGtttggagtggcagaacctaGAAAAAGGGCATATCAAGATTTCTATAGAAGGTATGATGCTGTGAAAGATTTTGAAGAGATGAATCAAGCTGGCGTCTTTCAGTAtggaaaaccatgatgaaataTACAGGTAATAAAACGTTTTGTTATTTGACATAGATTTTATATAATCACTGTATCACAGATTGTCAGTTTGTACAAAGGTAGTTTCACTCTGGATCAGCAGTGTTAGAAAAGAAGTTTTTCACAAATGCTAATGATTAATTTCAGTGGGAACTATGAAACTCTAGAGTGTTGATATTTGGACATGAATTGGGTTACATCCTGACTATGTGGAGATATGCAGAGGTTTGTTTCTACTCTGTCCCTGTTGGGGATCCTCACACATCCTCGGAAACTAAACTGTGTTTTATTTGTTTAGAACAGTTATAGACTATTTGTTCTGTGTGCCATGAGTCTAGACAGCTTGTCCAGATCTTTATGAACTTGAAGACCACAGTCACCTAGTTACAGAaaggtagcattttttttttcttattttgcaggCAACTGTCCAAAGCTGTTGCTTTCTTTAATCTGTCTTTTCCAACTACCTTGTCTCATTTGTGGAATATACTATCTCCTCACCTTATCCTCTAAGAATCCCCAGCTCCCTTCAAAGTAGAGTTCAAGTGCTGCCTCCTGAAAGAGGCCTCTTCTGATTACTCCAGCTGCTAGTTTTTCCTCCCACCTCTACCACCCAAATCCCTTCGTATTGACTTTTTATGTGTTTAATGTTACCTTGAAGAAAAagactgttttgattttttttctctatgtcCCCGTCCCCTAAgatatgcctggcacatactaggttcttaataaatgtgtgttgatcgATTGCTAATTGCCTTACTTATTAATAGAGGTGTTCAaacaagcagctaggtggtgtagtggatagagtatggacctgaagtcaggaatacttatcttcttaaattcaaatctggcctcaggcacttactagctgtgttactctgggaaaaacactgtttacctcagtttcctcatctgtaaaatgagctagagaaggaaatggcaaactgctccagtatctttgccaagaaaaccccaaatggggtcatacagACACAGTGCccgaacaacaacaaagcaaataGAGTGGGGGTGTAGTCTAAAAACAAGTTACTGGCTTTGCATAGATTGAGCCTTAATAGCCATATGGTGTCATCAGGTGATATAGCCTTTACATGTTATTAAGAAAGGCTTAGGTTATATGAGAGATCATGTGTAGAAGAAGTTCACTGAGACCCTAACCTTGTAGGTTAGGCACCAGGTGATTACTTTTCTGATCTCTAACAACTCATGAAACTGTCTACTAAGGGATACATCTTGACTTGGGTCAACACTGATGGAAGGAGTATCTGTACCAATGAAATTGTGCCTCCTAAGATCTCTCCTGGTAATTTCACTCCTCTTATAACTTGTTTTCTCACATAAAAACTTTATAAtgtattaaaaatagaaaacactTCCAGATTATTCTGGATTTGGTGGCATGTCCagatctgaaaaatgagaaatcaaaGTTTTCTCAATTTGCAGGTTTACTCTTCTGTGCTAATTGTGTGAATAAGGAAGGAATAATTGAGTGGGATGAGTGAGAAGGATCTCATTTTGGGAACCCCCTGTGGTGACACTGAGATtgaaatatggaaataataaGGAACTTTTATGAGGAATGAGGGGCTTAGAGAGGTCCTTGCATGTGTCACTACAAGGGAAAAGGCAGGGGCTGAGCTCAGTAGAAAAAGGAGAGTGAATGTTGACATGCATTGTCTtaattattgtcttttttttaacaggTTTCAGAGGCTTGAGGACCCTGGATACTTactattgatcttttttttctcgGATGCACTAACACGAAATATATGCACACTGGCTGTGGAATAGTCTAACTTGATAATAAACAGTTGATGACCTGTGTGTGATAACTTAAATTGTGTGCCTTAATTGTATGTTTTGAAGTATTGAtaatt harbors:
- the COX6C gene encoding cytochrome c oxidase subunit 6C, whose product is MSTPVLAKPQLRGLLAKRLRFHIITAFILSLGCATMYKFGVAEPRKRAYQDFYRRYDAVKDFEEMNQAGVFQYGKP